tttcttcgatcagaattgatttcggcacgaaaatcgtcttctggcacaacacgcacacatatacgcgttctcgtctcttgtttttactcagaCAAGCaagaaaattatatttatatattgcgctcccagcgtaagcgagcggaaagagagcaaatttggccttcaccaaaaaagtggctgcatagtgccaaaccgttacgcatcttgttattctagtgtctttggtaaaagggtatactagattcgttgaaaagattcaggcagaaggaagcgtttctgactatatattatatgttcttaatatatatattcttgatcggTATCAATAGTCGAGTCGATCTGACACTGTCCGTCTTCCGACCaaccgtatgaacgtcgagatttcaggaactataaaaactAGAGATTAAGCATACATATTCTAGAGACTTAGAGCAGCGCAAATTGTTTGGCTCACGCTCacacaaaccgcccaaaactgccagtCCCaatcatttttatatttaattatattttaataaatttttgcAACGCCCACTCCACCAtcacgccctaaaaccgcccagTACTGCCACGAccacaattttgaaaaattgttgggTGGGTATAATAGATGCGTTGAAAAGATTTGTTCCAACTGTATAAAGTACATATATTtgtgatcaggatcaatagctgCGTCGATTTAGCCATTTCCGTCTGTCCATCTGCCCTGCCCATTCTGTCCGTATgcacgtcgagatctcagaaactataaaagctagaggGTTGAGATTCAGCCATGCCCACTCCAACGCCAAAAAACCGCAGAAAACGTCGACCCCcacattttcgaaaattttttggatattttttcataattttattggTCTTGTAAATATCTACCGATTTGCCATAAAGCTTTTTGATacgcccacgcccacgccctaaaaccacccaaaactgccaaacccacatttttaaaaaacttttcgaTAATTTTTCATAGTCTTGcaaatttctattgattttgaaaaattgttggatatattttcatagttttattagtcgttattctatcgatttgccaaaaaacttaaGCCAAACCGGTCACTCCCGCACTTTGGAACATGTATTACATTTTTCCTCATTTGATTCCCCAATATCGATATTCCAGAacaatgatgaaatttcgcatTCGCtcagtaacgggtatctgatagtcgggaaactcAACAATAGCATTTTCTCTTGTTTTGTTAGTGTACAATTTTAGAAATGACAGTAATTGCACGTTTTAGAAGTTGAGTgagaatttaaaaaattcatgGAAGTTCATGGCTGAAACATTTTTTACTTGTCTTAGTCTCGGAACAAAGTGACAGGGATGTTAAAAGATTATAATTGTTGCAGGTTTGGCTGGAATACATTTTGAAGGATAATTGCAACTGAACGGCTCTTTTATTGTTACATATATCCTAGCTTATATAAGTTAACACAAGCAGTTCTCACGGAGTGAAACTGCTGAATTGCAGGCCATATCCGGTGGTCTGCACGCGCACTAAACAAACTGCTGATCGCGTACTCCAGGTGCAATTGCCCGGAGCCCGCACGGAGCACTCGCGGAGCGAGTGATCGGCCTGACGCAGAAGTGCTGACCTGGCCTTCTGCCAGCAGTTCTGCTGCGGACCAGAGGCCTGGAGTTGAACCGGGACCGAATTCTTAAGTTAGTTTTAAATCATACTCCGAGGCTCTCTAACGGGAGAgtggtaaataaatataattaaaataaaccaacGACTTATAATTTATACATGCCTACTTTTTCAATGTTCTGTCgtcttccatttttttttcgatttgaaGAAACCTTTTTCCTTTCCTGGTCCTTCCGCGAGTATAGACATTCATATCAATCTATGTTTTTTGATGGTAAGCAACGGATTATGTTCCTACTGCATTTAGTACGAAATTACTGGATTGAAATAAAGATTGCGTATCGTAGaacaaatcaaattaagcGATCTGCATACCTGGTGAGACTTAGTCCATCTCGTTGCATGTTTTGGTTCTTGTGTTGGGTGCTCTGTAAATCACAGTACTCAAATAGCACAAATACCCAATTTATTTGAGACATTTTCATTACGCTTCAAAAACCGCCAATCGTTTGATAACTAATTTTCGAATCTAATTTCCcaacaaaacataaaaaaagCTTCAGATGTTCATGCGGGCTGAATGACTTCAATATTTGCAGCGTTTTATAACAAACtgcagtgcagcagcagccgaaGATTTCTGATTTTCTGAAGATTTTTCTACATTCTGTACAGAACCTTTCTGGGTGGTTTTGAAAGtcattatataaattattgaattcGCCCTTTTTAGTTCTACTGGAGTTAAGGGGGTGGATGCCAGTTTTTTTTAACAGAAACTTAATAGTTGCGCTTGATGCAAAAAATTCTTCGTCGGAATccatcactttcacattaatAACTAAAAGAGAGCAATGTAGCTCGTTTCTCACAAAGCTCTCACTCTGCCATCAAATCGCTTTGCTCATAGCTTCTCGATTCGCGCGCATTCTGCCGTGAGCCAGGGTAAATAGAAAAGTGAAGATGGAATGCGGAAGAAGTCAAGTTCATCCAGGTCAAACGGTAACCAATGGTCTTTGGAACATGGTACCGCTGGACCTTAGACTCGAGTCGGCCAAGGGCACTCAGTTAACAGTGCAGACCTTAGACGTTGCTGGACCTTAAGAGAGAGTTTACAACTCTGAGGCTCCAACGTTTCACATGGAGAGGATACTGCAGGAGGAGACGGTAAGGACCTGGCGTGGTCGGAAAGGTATTGTGGAGTTTTTGAATGGTGCCCTGTAACAGGAGCGGTCATAATAGACGTGTGCTTCCGGGTGTTTGCAAAGGAAGTTCTGAGAAGAGCTCCGATTCGACCTAACGGACGACATACCTTGAGACTCCGCCACCATAATATCTTAGCTCTCGTTCAAGCCGAAACTCGGCCCATTGTCGTGGACGACACATGACGACAAGGGAAGGATGGCGAGAGAATGACGCCGAGTAAATATCGAGTGTGCCCTTAATTAAGCTGCCGTAAATCTGAAACCCTGTATTCTTCTTTTTGGGGCTATCAGACAAATCAAAAATTGGGTGGGAAAAACACATAAACtatctgagctagccgctgcaactCATAGAAAGCCGACCGATGAAAACCCGTTCGTTACAATACTAAGCTGCTACTTTCGCGAACACTTCAGAAGTTTTCATTATCAGGCACGAAATTAGCTTGACTAAAGAATTCAACATCGCGGCAGATGAACGGCAAGATAGCGTCCTCGAAACAAATCTATATCAtttgttgcattttaaattgaatatttaGATCTGTTTGCAATTAAGTTATTAATATtctaatatttaattaaagtcgggttaaaaaatggcaaaaagaaCTAAACCTAATTTTGGAAGTATCTAGGCTTGCCTCTCTTGCATTCTCGCACTTGAACTTTTTGTTTAGCGGTCTGCTGTTCGCTCTTCTATTAAGTCATTAAGTCTCTATTGTAATTTCCTTTCGTGAAACGTggacacaaatacaaatagtTTGGTGTCTAAACTCAGTCAACTACCTTTTTACCCCATTATTCTATGTGTCATAAACATAAATTCAGAGCCTGCTGTGGGAGCTGCAACgaacttaaaaaataatttacttTAAAATAGGTACATTTAAATTGTCgtttcatttttaaaaatatgcaaaaaaatgtattagCTTAAAATACGTAACGCTTTTAAGTTACAATTTGCTGATGCTTGCTGACAGAAAATATTTCGATGTCGAAAGCAAGCCCTAGGATAGCTAAATTAGTGCGGTGAGTATATAATTTCCCTAAAAGcttaacaaattaaacaagtttaattcataaatatatattgtcAGGTCACGCATACTTAcgttcatttattttaaaatttgacattttttTGCCTAAGTCTTTTAATTGGTCTAAAAGACTGGTATTCCGGCATTGCTTAAGAAACGAGTGTGTCATTAATTTTGATGCTGCCCATCGAGACAATGGATTTTTATTTAAGCATAGCTCAACAAATTGATGGAAGTCTTCTGAAAATGATTTGTTTACAATTACATCACGAACAATCCGTTTATTTGTGTGCTCCAGTGAACCTAAAATTAAGAGAATCTTTAGTTGTGCAGAACTGAAGGCCTATGTACAAATGGgcaagaaaaacaataaaattgaaaCAAGAGAGTACCCAGACTAtgagatacccgttactcaatgcgaacgcgaaattttttatcatttttctGGAATATCAACAGATAcaggggaataaaatgagaaaaaaaaattgttcaaaagtgtgggcgtgagaaaaaaaattttacaagTCGATGGAATTAACAAGATTGTGAAACAATTTCGAAAAACGgttcaaaagtgtggacgtggcagttttgggcggtttgtgggcgttagagtgggcgtggcaaaattggtcttgcgctgcgtctttgtctctagaatctgtatgctgaatctcaaccttcttgCTTTTaaagttcctgagatctcgacgttcatacggacagacggacatggcttgATCGACTCGACTCggcccttttactctacgagtaacgggtataactAAACCTATTCGAGTCTGGTCTAAAAGCTGTTGGATGACGCGAGTATCAATAACATCGATTTTATTTAGCAAGCACAGTACACTATCCTGAAAACCATTACAGGAACACCATATTCGAAATGACAACATCCTCCtgtaagaaatataaatttttcCTCTCGTTGCAGATGAAATATTTTGTGACGCTCGGTGCAGCCCTCAACCAAATGATACAATATGGAAATTTTAAGAAActgttttcttgtttttcgGATCACTTTGGTACCTTTAGTATAGAAtctatataattaattattcttgctttatttttatttacggTTTTATATAAGCTTTAAATATgtatacaatattttatttagatgagctttgaaaattcatttttaaacTATCCAATAAACTGAAGAAAAATAATtagtgaagtgaagtgaaaGTATGTTCCTAATAGAAAAGCTATAATACGTTCAAGCTTAGCTCTGTGCGCCTAATTAAGGGTCATATTAAATGCGGTATTAGATATCTGAAATATACCAAAAAAAGATGTAAGTCTATAATTTCCGCTTATGGTCTAGGCCCATAGGTGAGCTTCCTTTCCGTTTCTTTTCTAATCGAACCGTATAACATCCTGCGCcgcataaaaaaataaaagttgtGAAATATATAGATCAAGTGTTTCCCTCGCCGTTAAAACGGTCACGGgtctaaatttttattgtgTGTATATTTTAACAGGCGGGAATTTATTCTGCAAAAATCAATTGTTGGCCATTGAGCAGCAGCGCTACCTTCCAGTTCCCAAGGTTCGACCGGGGCATTCAAAGGTTATTTAATAtctttgaaaaatgtttaccTTTCGAGAGTGCTCTAAGCACCCTTTTACCGTAGTTCCGGCACCCCTCCCACTAACGACAAGCGGCCGCCGCTGGAAGGGCAGGCtgttatacatatacatttcaGTTATgattttgaataaatttaataGCTGGAAAGATATGTTATCTAGGAAGGTAATGTCTTTAAATTGAGACACTGAGAGAATCTATTTGCAGAagaaaacatatttaaaacaagagagaatgctatagtcggcTTCACCCTTACTTAGCTCGTGGAAAACgaatatcgatagaaattggtgaaattttcaaatcgataaaaatttacaaagctaataaaattatgaaacaaTTTCGAAAAACGGTTCAAAAGTTTGGACGTGGCAAAATGGGTCAAGATGCTggcgctgcgtctatgtctctagaatcggTATGCTAAATCTCAACCGTCAATCTATTacagttcctgagatctcgacgttcatcggactgacggacatggccagatcgactcggttattgatcctgatcaagaatatgtATATTCTATATAGTCGTAAACGCCTTACggctgttacatacttttcaatgaATTTAGTATACCCTTTAATTCTACTAGTAACGCGTATAACAATATTTGACAAAAACAATGAAACTGTGACCACATAATTTCAATCTAATTCTAAAGCTACATTATATAACTGCCCGATTTGGaccaaattcaaattaaaattatatatttctgtattaaaatatttacttgtTCACACATGCAGTTTCTATTAAAGTTTACCGAATGAGTAAGATTTAAACAAATGTATTTCTAATCGGTAAGTATTTTTAAACAAggatatatataatttatatagtCGGACACGCTTCCTTTTACCTGTTACATTATTTTAAGCGTATCTAGTCTAATCTAATCTACGATTTGCGGGTAATAACACCCAAAAACATGGAACGATAAAAGGGTGCCATCGTACTGTGCCATCGTTCGTCTGTTTACGGCTGAATGGACACAGCTTAGATTCCGACGTGGTATTTTCCATTCATCATTGCGCATTTTTCGCCTTTGCACCGGCATCTTTCCTCGCTGGCGGCATAGAATAACTACTTGCTGCTAACAGCTTGCTGACAAATCTGATTTCCAGTGTGCAGCGCATCTACCCTGACAGTGCACGTGGGAAACATTACATATTGGGCACACCTCTGATCGCGTTATGTTTCGGTTCTCACGACTTGTTCGTTAGTTGTCGCCAGAACTTTGCCGAAAGTCGGTCCATTAAAACATGGTGCCGCATTCGCCACCCGCACAATGTTCAaaacataaacacacacatcCGCATAGCGGCATCAAGGCAAATCGAATATGCCGATTCTTACCGTGTTTACCGCTTCAGCAGAACAAAGCCACCGCTGCGTAGCGACTACGTCAGCCGAGCGGACAGATAGCAGTAAGAGAAGTGGAGGAGCGGACATTTTTTGAGAGGCACGAGCCCAGAttcattaaatttttgtaaaaagCTGCTTCTGAAGACGTAAGCGCAACCCCAGTTTTTTTAAAAGATGTTACGCCCACAAGTCGATATAATTCCTACGCTCACGATTTTAAAAAATggaacagttttataattttataattttttataatttataaattaccTTGATTTTCCAATAGGCTGTTTTTATCCAGTAGCACTTGCAGACTTCCACGCACTTTTTCAATATACATGTATGTTAATTCTGTGTCTTTAAAGGGCTGAAACCCGTTTGCCATTTCACAACAAGTAATTCCGATGGAATAAATATCTATTTTTTCAGTATAACCAGAAAggttttgatataaaacttctGGTGCTGTCCAATACAACTCTTTTTCTATTCCAACCGTTGATCCAAATATAAACGGTTTTTTTTCACCTTGACTAATAAAACTTTGACAGTATCTAAAATTTGATAGAACAGCTTTTCTGGGACTTAAGAGTATGTGCTTAGCCCTTACTGATCCATGAACATAATGCTCGGAGTGAATATAAGTAAGTGCTGACAATACATCCTTCAAAATTAGTGCAATTGTAACCTCCGGAAACCCTGAAAAATATTTAGGTGCATTACAAACAAATTTGAGAATGTATCGTTAAATCAATAAtaaaaaagagagaatgctataatTAAATACATAGAACCAACCACAATCGTAATTCTTAAgcaaaattgccaaaatcagATTAGTAATGTAGAAAtataagaaaagaaaatgataAGAGTAACCCCCAATGCAGAGTAGAAATCAATagcattattttttttaagtaaaaATCTTTTTAAGCCAGTTACCCAgttattggggaataaaatgagaaaaatctaaacagtgtttttggtataccgatAAAAATTGGAAAGACAAACAATATAACGAAGAAAAACCTAAAagcttttcaaaaatgtgtgGACGTCgaagttttgtgcggtttgtgggcgttataGTGGACgcggcaacatgggtcaacaaacttgcgctgcgtatTTGCATCTAAAATCCATATGCTGAATCTAAACTTTCtcgcttttatagttcctgagatctcgttgttcatacggacagacggaatTGGCCTGATCGACTGGGCttttgatcctgatcaagaatatatatacttaggGTCGGAAAGGAATCCTTCTGcctgttgcatacttttcaaaGAATCCAGTATACtcttactctacgagtaacgggtacaaaaactataaaatacTCGTATAACTTATATCAtacatattattaaaatattgttGTTTTGCGAGATTTTTAATAATAGAATTATATTGGTGCCGTATTCTATATTGTGACTATTACGCTTAAATGCAGAGCGAACAGCAGAACGCTAAGCTATAGGTGTAGGCGCGAGAGTTCCAGAGAGAATGAGAAAGAGGGGAGCTTAGATAACGGAGATCTTGGTGTAATTCCTGGCGGCTGCGTGACTCGACAGCAACTAAGCTgttttttaatcattttatgtTGATAGTTCTTTGTTTAGCCAATGAGCtttttcatattatattatattattctttgtttattttagtttatttgaCGCCGAAAGGGCCAAACCTGTTTGAATACGTTTGTATGCAGGCGGCATATGTAAATTACAATTGTTACTgttcaattatttaaaaaaataatttttattttaatataatataatattttttgatgataaactttttcacttttacTATTACACGACACTGGTTTTTTGCTTATCCTTAATTGGAAATCGTTATCGATCTTGTCCCGAATCAAACTGATGAAGTTCTAATTCTAATTcttaagccaaataataatgcaattttttttaaaataaacataatatGCTGAAATTATTTCACTGCATTTTGAAATTTAGATTTGCTAACTAATGCAGTTTGATTGAAGCGCAATAAGTTGATCATGGCTTGTTCTCCAAGTGAAAGCTGAGTTCACATTAAGTTTGGTTATTTATCTTAAAGCGTAGCtaagtgctggcaaaggcaatgacaaaaacaaagacaaaggaaatgctGCCGAGATTcgaatttgaaatttgttaataaattacgggttggataacttgtaAGTAGGCGACTGAGGTCAAAACTGAGAGAGTTTTACGAAATGCATACGGGAATTCCAACTCCCCTTTTGTGACTTTGGCAGCTATGAATTTAGCCAATTTGGGAGCGCAGGCTAACGGCTAACAAAAGTTTGCTGTAtctaaatttataattaacaAAAAGGGACAATAAAAATTGTATGAATGTCAGTGTCTACTGGCCCTCCTTGAGGAGTTTGAAGAATGAGGTCCCTCGGTTGCCTTAAGGCTCATTGGTAGTCGAGTAGTGTACAGGGCTTTGCCAGCCGATTCCTGTGGTGCCTTGGACTTTTATGTTAGCAACTTTAGTGCTAGTTTATTTCATCAAATACCGTGTGCTGTTTCAAATCCTTGTGCATGGTGGTGTTTTCACATTCAACTCGTAACCAGTGACCAATCTCGTAGCCCT
This genomic interval from Drosophila mauritiana strain mau12 chromosome 2R, ASM438214v1, whole genome shotgun sequence contains the following:
- the LOC117135676 gene encoding putative serine/threonine-protein kinase STE20-like isoform X1 — encoded protein: MMCSNNISNYKLLEILKNGKIGTVYKAEYLNNKCLAVKKVSVDQPMEKLKILFNEVLTVRRLQHRNINTIVSCFLYKQYVYLTYNFMCFGNCEMLLKNVYTSGFPEVTIALILKDVLSALTYIHSEHYVHGSVRAKHILLSPRKAVLSNFRYCQSFISQGEKKPFIFGSTVGIEKELYWTAPEVLYQNLSGYTEKIDIYSIGITCCEMANGFQPFKDTELTYMYIEKVRGSLQVLLDKNSLLENQGSLEHTNKRIVRDVIVNKSFSEDFHQFVELCLNKNPLSRWAASKLMTHSFLKQCRNTSLLDQLKDLGKKMSNFKINEHEIFCDARCSPQPNDTIWKF
- the LOC117135676 gene encoding putative serine/threonine-protein kinase STE20-like isoform X2, giving the protein MMCSNNISNYKLLEILKNGKIGTVYKAEYLNNKCLAVKKVSVDQPMEKLKILFNEVLTVRRLQHRNINTIVSCFLYKQYVYLTYNFMCFGNCEMLLKNVYTSGFPEVTIALILKDVLSALTYIHSEHYVHGSVRAKHILLSPRKAVLSNFRYCQSFISQGEKKPFIFGSTVGIEKELYWTAPEVLYQNLSGYTEKIDIYSIGITCCEMANGFQPFKDTELTYMYIEKVRGSLQVLLDKNSLLENQGSLEHTNKRIVRDVIVNKSFSEDFHQFVELCLNKNPLSRWAASKLMTHSFLKQCRNTSLLDQLKDLGKKMSNFKINEQTNNSI
- the LOC117135676 gene encoding putative serine/threonine-protein kinase STE20-like isoform X4; translation: MMCSNNISNYKLLEILKNGKIGTVYKAEYLNNKCLAVKKVSVDQPMEKLKILFNEVLTVRRLQHRNINTIVSCFLYKQYVYLTYNFMCFGNCEMLLKNVYTSGFPEVTIALILKDVLSALTYIHSEHYVHGSVRAKHILLSPRKAVLSNFRYCQSFISQGEKKPFIFGSTVGIEKELYWTAPEVLYQNLSGYTEKIDIYSIGITCCEMANGFQPFKDTELTYMYIEKVRGSLQVLLDKNSLLENQETNNSI
- the LOC117135676 gene encoding putative serine/threonine-protein kinase STE20-like isoform X3, whose translation is MMCSNNISNYKLLEILKNGKIGTVYKAEYLNNKCLAVKKVSVDQPMEKLKILFNEVLTVRRLQHRNINTIVSCFLYKQYVYLTYNFMCFGNCEMLLKNVYTSGFPEVTIALILKDVLSALTYIHSEHYVHGSVRAKHILLSPRKAVLSNFRYCQSFISQGEKKPFIFGSTVGIEKELYWTAPEVLYQNLSGYTEKIDIYSIGITCCEMANGFQPFKDTELTYMYIEKVRGSLQVLLDKNSLLENQDEIFCDARCSPQPNDTIWKF